The Plasmodium vivax chromosome 13, whole genome shotgun sequence nucleotide sequence CGGCGTTGCTGTTCTGCGGTGCTGCTACTTGGCGGCGTTGCTGTTCTGCGGCGTTGCTGTTCTGCGGCGTTGCTACTTTGCGGTGTTGCCGTCCTGTGGCTATGCTGGTTGCTCGTTTGGGAACTTTTTCCTCTTGCGTGCCACGATTTGCTTAAGCGATTCTCCGACGTGCAACTTGGAAAGGATGTGACCGTAGGACAATTTTAACGAAGGggaatagggaaaaaaaaacgcgcatAGATTTAATCACATCAAAATGAGCGTTTATATTGGAAGTATAAGACgcataaatttttcatttttttgtttacttGAAACAAGCTTAAGGcgcattcgtttttttttttttttaacgcctttttttttatgacttgctcaatttattttttttaaatgtcttttattttataacatgttcataattaatttttttaaatgtcttttttttttatgacctgttcataattttttttctctcttttttttcccccctttttcccccctttttttttttttttttcacaaacaGCTGTCCAATTAAAGCTAGCTACGTAACGGATTAGCTACACACCCTGCATATTTCACCTGACTGTACATGCATTTTagagattttaaaaaaaaagttgatctttataatttttttttatttgttgatGTGGAAAGCCCAAATGTGAGCCTTTCGGAATGTGCATTTCGTGATTTGTTTATAGGGCGCTCTCGCCTTGGTTGCGCCTGATGATGTTTTGACTTTGCTTTTCTTTACTTATGAGCtcgtttatatatttaatttgcctttttttcttactcctttttccactttggcTATATTTTGACCCTTAAACGGTTACGGTTTTGTTCGAAAAATTcgaaaattaatttttttcccatttttgctaattgTACACCGCTCAACTGTCTTAAGAAGACAGATTTGTTCTGCACAGGTTCCCTTGCAAGGCGGCTTATTTCGCTTTGTcgcatttttccccatttgatgctatttattttgcattactttttatttattagtttttttttcttttttgcggATGTGCACAATGCGAGTTGCAATATATGCGGAAGAAATTGCCTGCGCGCATTGGCGAATTAAACATTTAATAACCGCGTTGTAGGAAAAAATTCGTTTTAAAAGATCCTTAATGAGAAATGGCGCATTTTCGTTGATCAAGAGGTGAACGTGCATGAGAGTTTATGTACACACGAATGGGTATATATTGTACatattgcttcttttttttttacggaGAAATCCCGCTGTTGATCATTCGTGAACGGAAAAggcatttaaaataaaattttccatgtggttaaaaaaaaaggaaatgatgAAACGTTCAATCGGCTTTAATTGTGAGGCACATTTTGCAGTATCGTGACCGTGAGTTGGAATAATAAATTCTTGTGCgaggatatttttaaagaaaaatgaaataaattttttattttttcttttgcgctGCTTTAACTGCAATTTTGAAGCAGGGCGACTCGGTGGGCCCTCCGTTGTGCAAGGACAAGCAGAATTTTGTACCTCCGTTATTTTGTTTCGAACAAatgtgttttatttgttccgCATGGTTTTAACGCGCAATTGCGTGGCAGACAAAAAGGAGGCCCCTTGTATATGTGCATAACGCATATATAGTACACCTACATGCGTTCCGGCGTAACTGTGCAACTGTTCGGCTGCACCTtggaataacaaaataaacgaGGGCCTACCCCCCAAACGCTTTTATATGCAGAAAATGTGCGGGTTGAATGAAATCGTCTCTTTGCATTGACACGgaagccctttttttcataacgACAATCGCATTGTCTgatctcaaaaaaaaggaaaaaaagatgaCGCAGGTGTTTTAACGAAGGGAAGACTCCTGTGTAGACGGGGCATCGCCGTGCTCAACGTGTGCAGTTacactttttgcaaaaatagggGTAAATTGAATGAGGAGGTGCctacataaaaatagaattaaTTTTAAGCATTTACCAGTgtaacaaaagggggaaggaaataCTGCTTACGGTTtgccaaaaagggaaaaaaaaaaaaaaaatcccaaagTTGTTCTGTTTCCTTATTGTTGTAAAGTTACGCTGCAATTGCGCATGATCAAACTGTTTAGCAAATGGTgaaatgcattttatttcccaACAAATTGAGTTTTCCACGATTTCAAAATTAGGGAAAATTGTCTTACGTAACGGAGTGCTATCTGTGTGTTAGCATTTGAATAGTCTTTCTTAAGCtaaagttttttcttttttttttttgccaatccCTGCCTGGTATACCGCAACATTATACACTTTTGCACTACAGTGGGTTtgttttttaacaaatatgaGAAGACCGTGCTCGAATTTttagaataattaaattatctGTATGTATTAAAGTGCTAGGCGGCGGAACATTGGCTACTTTGGCACTGCAAAAAAgttgtgagaaaaaaaaaaataacgtcCGTTTAGCATTCTACGTAaagctccttttttgcagttGCACGCGCTGTTATATTGTCTCCCAAGTAACCACTTGGGGGGGGCTTTCTCAACGCGCGACAAAAATACACCTACATGCAtacgcatatacatatgtgtgtgtacacACCCGCGCGTGCGCATATATTGGCACGCTCAGGACAAGCTAACCGCCACACAGCGCGGCAAATGTTTGAAACGGTGCAAAAGTTAAAACGGTAGAAGCCAAATTAGTTCTACCAGAGTGTGAAGttgccaaaggggggggaaagaagctaCACtgaaagtagaaaaaaaaaacatatatatataaatatatatatgtacatatatgtacatatgtgtgtgtaaatATTCGCGCCATCTCTTTTTCACCAAATGGTAAATTGCGTTATCCCCCGACTAAGGAGGGCCTGCTGTTTTCCGAGCGAGAACTGCTTCTCCGGTTTGAAATGCAACAGCTCAAAGAAAGCCCCCAGGAGGGACAAGCATTTGGCGCAATACGATCCGCTGAGTATGCACCCTGGGTTGTACAAGAACTGGGAAAATTACCTGAGGGAAGTGATCCCCATTTTGGGCTCCTCCGTTGAAGTTAACAGAAGAGGGAAATTGAAGGTgtcgcaaaaggggagaagtaaAGCTGCCAATTGCGCTAGAGAGGAGAATGacggggggaagaggcggaGAAGTGGGGGGATGTGTATTGGAAGGTGCTCTCGAGGGGGAGCTAAAAATGGAACCGCAAAAGGGGCGCAGAGGAATGTGCGCAAAGGTGGGGGGAAGGTAGCTGGAAATGTTGTAGACCAAGCCGCTGCAGGAAGGGACACCCAAGAGGTGAGCCAAAACAAAGGGACACAGAGAATCTTCGCCCCCTCAACTGCCAAAGGATTAGACCAAGTGAAAAACGGACATTGCAGTTCAGTTGAGAGAATTCCCCCCAAACTGTACGTACATAGGGAAGAGGGTGAAAATGAAAGAGGCAGAAACTTATCAGTGGAGACCAATCTAAACAGCAGCAGGTACAGACTTAAAAGTAGTGGAGATAGAGACATCAAAcgggaggggagaaaaaaaagcagctttGCTAATGACTCACTTGGTTACCCGCAGCGCAGCGAAAGAGAatacgaagaggaaaaaaggaggcaggaagagtatataaaaagaattaaccTCAACGGTGCAGAGAAAAACATGCTGGCTAGAGAAATACActcgcaaaatgggaaaggaaATACTGCTTCCATGTCTGCAAAAAGTAGACACAcaggagagggagaaaagtacgattttttaattaactcAAATGTTGTGAAAGAAGCCAAGGTAGGAGCCAGTAGAAGACTCCAGGAAGTgtcaaataatattttgctcAGGGGGAACATCTATAGAATTGGAAACAGAAGCGACACGAGAAAAGGgaggcaaaataaaaagaaccAACATGAGGAGCTGCAGATGGGTAGAAGGATAGCCCCCAACTGCAGAGTGAAGACGAAGAGAAAAACAGCAAAGGGGGAACCGAGCCGTCTAGAAGCATTTCCCGGGGTGACtcaaagaggaggaagccaaCAGAGAGACGTGCACTACCAGACCTCTTCAGGGGAAAGTTCCCTGTATGAAATTTCCATATCGGGAGAAGTGGACATAAACTTTGACTCAGACTCGTGTGTGGGGGGTGGCAAGTCGACCAGAAGTGGGCATAGTGCGAGTGGGTCCAGGAAGGAGGCAAAGAGGGAAGGTAAGGGGGATGCTAAGAGGGGAGAAAAGAGGGAAGCCAAAGGAGAAGCTAAGAGGGAAACTAAGAGAGAAGCTACGAGAGAAACTACGAGGGAGGTTGATCCCAAATCTGTTCCTTTGAGGAAGTGGACAAACCGGGAAGGAGGCACGACGGTGGAGAACCGCGAAAGGATAGCCACTCGTGAGGAACGCGCGAACCAGGCCAAATGTGCCCTTTTATCGGGGCTGAATGCCATCCAAAtgaagggaaataaaaacgcacatgcgtgtgaaaaaggaaagattcttctcaatttgaaaaatatgccACCAAGGAAGAGGGAAAGCAGTGGACGGTTTCCACTTGGGGTAGAACCCATTGGGGGGTTCGCACACAGAGTGATGAACAGGAGGAGCGAACGAACTACTGGTGCTGCGTGCTGTGAGAAGAAATGTGAGCCAGTTCAGGAGATGAGCGGTGCGGGTGGCGGTGGCAGCGGCGCTTCGAGGAGTCTCGTCGGACGAAGTGGGCACAGCGGAGCGGCGTCCCCTCTGGGGGGAGAAATACCCACcggagtggaaaaaaagagcggCGGGATGGAAAAAAGGCGCAGCGGAGTGGACGAAAAGCGCAGcggagtggaaaaaaaaggcggcgGGATGGAAAAAAGACGCAACGAAGTGGAAGCCAAATGGAAAGACCGCTtcagaaaaaacaaacccACTGCAAAGACGGacgagaaaaggaaaaaaaaaaaaaaaagttccttCTTAACGGCAGAGGACAACACCACACATAGGACCCACTTACACGAAGCGAGCAGCAGAATTAGCGAAAGGGAAACCACCATCTCGAACAAGCGAAGAAGTAGCGACATGAGGAGAAAAGCATTCGTGGAGGAGTTAGGCGACGGTTCCTCATATTATGATTTGAAAAAGCGCAGTTTAATTTTGGAGGACCTTCTAAAATTGATTAAAGAGGGGGAGGTAGAAATCGAATCTGACGCAAGCTGCAACGAGCTTAATCAGtttcatttgaaaaaaaaaggggattgGATAACTCGAGGGGGGGGCGAAGAAAGGGTGACCCAAAGTTATAACGTGCACATAGTAGGGGGGGAGTatcaaaaggaaagaggAAGCCAACTGTACAGTCGGCTGCTACACCTCGCACCCGAGTCAGAGGACAGCACCAGTGCGAGGAGCAGCACAAGTGCGAAGCGCAGCGAAAGTAGGAAGCGCAGCTCAAGTGGGAAGCACATCTCAAGTAGGAAGCACAGCAAAAGTAGGAAGCGCAGCTTACAAGTGACCACGCAAGGCAATGAAGTGGCAAATTACAATTTTAGCTACCCGAGCACTCACCAACCTGGCTCGAACATCTCGACTGGGAAGAAGctcaccaaagggggaaaaagtgGAGCTGTTCAAAAGAAAGACGTGCCCGAGGAGGGCGCAAtagaggggaagaaaaagcggAGCGCATCTACATGCTACTCAGAGGAGGCAGAAATGAAGGCCAAGGCACAGATGGACGCAGAAGTGGCAACCCTAACCGAGttgataaatttaaaaagcgaACAAAACGAGAAGCTAAAAATGTGTTTGATGATGCAGGAGGGTGAAATTAATTTGCTGCGCAAAAAGGCGCAACAGAAACAGGCAAGCAGAAAacaagggaaggaaaaaaattgggaaaacaccactttttacaaaaatttaataaaggCTAAACCGTCTACATTTATGGAGATCATTCTGAGGAACAACCAAGACGTTAGGAACGGCACGCAGACGAAGGACACATACGAGTCCACCGTGCAGGCGGAAAAATGTAACTTTGCCAAATCGTTTCATCCTTGCTTGTGTACCAGTTGTGCTGCTCCAGGTGGAAGGGAAGATGGTTCTTTTCGCCTGAATGGTCTCAGCCAGTGTGGGGCACCCGCTGTCGAGATGAATCTCCCCACAGGTGCTGCCCAAACGAACGCCCCCACAGCCGCTATCCCAACGAATGCCCCCACAGCCGCTATCCCAACGAATGCCCCCACAGCCGCTATCCTAACAAACGAATTTCCCCCCATGGAATCGAATTTTAAATATGGGGAGAATCAATATGCACAAACTTGCGCATTTAGTGGAGTACCCATTGGGGGGATCTGCTCCTACACCTGTTGCATGCCTGGTGGGAATTTCACAAATCTGGTCGTCGAGGATGCAACAAGTGACAAGTCGTTTTCGCATCGGCGGAACGTTTCTTGTTCTCCAGCAGGGGGGGCAACGCCAAATGGTGTCTCGGGAAGGGACAAGACGAGGGGGTCCAGCCTGCACTCAAGCGGTTACCACGATGACAGGTTAAGCGGCATGGTAGGGAGTAGGAACCAGAAGGGCACACTGCCCAAGCCTAAGGCACACGAAGAGAAAAGGCTAATCAAAATAAACGGAAAGGGAAAGTTCCAAACGAGAGAGAACAACCATAACGCACTTGCGGTGGGGGGTGAACAGGCCTCGAGATATGAGAGTAGGGGAAATTTCGGAACCTCGAACTGTGCCCAGTtgaacgcaaaaaagggtgaGGCACAACATGGGGGGTATTCAAAACAGAGGCAAAATACAAGTAGGAGGGGTAGCTACAAAGTGGAGGCTAACTACCCAGTTACATCCAGCACCATAAGTGTTAGGTGTCTCCCTAAAGGTAAAAAAGCTGCAACCGAGTCGGGGAGAAAAAGCTGCTTCCTTTCTTCAAGAAATGCCAACgtagccaaaaaaggggattatCACCCCAAGAAGGAAGGCCTTTTCACGAAGCTTTTTTCCTACATAAGGAATAACAGCCTCtgtaacgaaaaaaaaaatgacaactgTATGAGGAGAAATAAATCGACCAGCTCAATcgtttttgtgaaaaataagGAGTTGTCTCATCGGACGTATGACAGGTCTCTCTCCTCCGCATGTTTGCTTAATAGAAGTGTACCCACtgcgaacaaaatgaattgtaCTAACACCCCGTACGTTCGTGCCATCACTGTGTGTGGAAATATGTGCGGACGAGGGGGTAACCCGATGGCGGACGAGCAAAGAGAAATAACCCATTCaggggaacaaaataaagttgGACTAAATAACACACATGGAGGTAGGTACCACTCGAATGATGGCGTTGTGACGAACCGAGTTTGCAAAGAGGAGGCGAACAAAACAGTTGTGGAAAAGGGCGTGATGAGAAGCGGTTGTAAATATGTGCTAAAAGGATATGGTGAAACTGCACCGGGGTCCCATTCCCATcgtgaaatttttaaaactgaGGAAAAAGGACAACTTGATAAGGAATTGCATATTAAGGGAAGGGACACATTGTTAGCAAAGAATGTGGggcttcaaaatgggggaaataCCAACCAGCTGATGACTTGCGAGGCGTTAGGCGAGGTGAAACGCCCCATAATGCACAACCAAATGGCAATTAGTGGTGACATCATCGAGAAGGCAAGACTGAAATATTATGCGTCGAAGAAGTGCGCAAAGAGTAGAGACGGGACGGGcgcgggggaggaggaaaataaaataaacccACCCGCGTGCCTCAACAAGGTGGGTAGTAACAGCGGAAAGAAGGCAAAGGGACACGGGGGCGCCACACAACTGGGGAGAGAGATCCAAACGAAGCTGAACAAGCGTGCACCTcccacaaaaaggggcaataccaaaaggggagaaacaaaACATTTCGCAAACAACCCTCCCAAGGGGGACCCAAACAGCTGCGCTAGCGGTAACAAAAAGGGTAACAAAGCTGAAGTTCCTTTTAAGAAAGAGGACCGTTCGGTTGGATTGGCAGGCTTGGCTCGTTCAGGCGACTCACCAAACCGCAGCAACAAACTATGGGAAAATAACAAATCAGAAAAGGCGGGTAAGACTTACAAAATTTTCGTcgtgaaaaaggggaacgaTGATAAGTGCGccgcaaaaagggagcaagACATCCATTTAAGGGGGCGCAATGGTGAGgcaaacaaaaacaaagttAACTGTCGGGGGAATGACCGCTCCGTTAGTGACGACAGAAGGAACGACTACACAAATGTGGCGACCACCTCTGACAGTGTCCAAACAAACACCATGGACGGTTACTCCACTTGCTCCAGTGAGGATATATACTtgtgggaaaagaaaaaaaacagcaaggCGCGGAAGAAGGCCCTTAATGCTGAGGGTGTAAGGAGGGGTAAACTGAATGAACAAATCGGCGGGGGGGTTGATGCGCAGGTGGTGAATTCAAACGGAAAGTTGGACAGTTCGGTCGCGCATGTAATTGAGAAAATAATTctgaattataaaaattggaatCTGGGGGGGGCCAGCGGCGGCGGCGACGATGGCAGTGATGGTGACAATGGCGGTGACAGCGTCAATGGTAGCGATAGTGACAACGGTGGTGACAGTGACAGCGGAGGGGACAGCGACAGTGGAAGCAACTACCACGACGGCAAACGAAGTGGAGAAGCTGGCAGCGGCTGCTTCAAGCAGGGCGACCTGCCTGACTCACAcacttgcaaaaaaaaaaaaaaaaaaaatagccattttGAGCTAAATGGGGAAAGAGTAAAGGCGCAAACGATAAGCTTAAAAAAGACAGGCGGTGCGTACACCACCCTGGGAAGACAGCGTACAAATGAAGatttacatgtgcatacaaacgcacaggaaaagaaaaaaaaaagccaagaTGTTAAGAATGTGTTGTGTGCAAGTAGCCAATCGAGTTATCCTGAgccaaaaatatttttcctcaaaaatgatgagtCCTGTATAATTGTGGAGTATCCCAACGTCAAATATTTGGTCAAATGCTcttaaaggggaaacaaaaaaatggggtcaCGTCGTTTGGTTTTCGCTTCCCGATAGCATGTTTGGAATGCCTATTAGGGGGAAATGGAGGTGCATGTTTGGGGGCATAAATATACACCAATAAGTGTAAAGGCGGCATCGCGCGTACTGCAAGTTGGTCCGTCATCTTAAAAAGGCCGCAAGCCGCTTACCATCTTTTATCGGAAAGGCGGTATTGCATTTGGGGCATATTAACGTGGCTTCCATTATGTGCACCTACAAAATGATGGTGggttgaattttttttttcgtttgccGCTAAGCAGCTTTGCCGTTTTGCAGCTTTACCGCGTCGcagctttgccgctttgtcGCAATAACTTTGCTTATTCCGCTTCACGCGCGATGTTAAGACCGCTTTTCTCCCCACGTGGGTACCTTAAAAAGGGCGTGGTGAACTGAGTTCAGGAATTCTTCATCCTCAAGGTGCTGGCTAGTGTAGCTAGCTAGCAAATTTATCCCTAGCTAAGAGGGgacgggggaaaaaggcgaTTGTGGGAGTGCGGCGGTGCGGCAGTGCGACATTACAACATCGTAACATCGCAACACTGCAACATCGTGACACTATAGCTGGGCAATTTTTGCGTCTACGGTGCGCGTGGTGCgataagaaagaaaaggcacggaatgggggaagaaaaaaaaaaaaaaaaaggaagtgcaAAGAGAGACATGTACCTGTTTGGCCGTTTGACACAAAACGTCATAGTCCACTTTggttaaaacattttttacaaactctACATTAATTTCTTGTTCTagtattttcatattttcttcCGCGTCACCGTTCAGTTGCACTAACAGCGGGTATCCCCCATCGCACTGCGTTTCGTTGCtaaagggggggaacaagCGTATAAGCGGTGCGCGCGCGTTCGGCGGTGCCTATGCGCACATAAGGCGCGTCCACAAGTATAtagtgcatacatatatatacacttatacatatatataaatatatacctatgcatttatatatatgcacatgtgcacatgagCACGTATGAATATGCACAAACATATGCGCACTCATATGTGTACGTATAAATAGGCACGCGTAAGCAAGCCGCGCGTGCATATGCGCACATAAACGTACACCACGTGcgaacatatatatgtaagaATATAcaagtacatatatgcacaataaaatatatatatactttacAATTGCATTATATATACGCGCTTGCGCACGCTTTGTGGGGCCGCCTCCACCCGCAACATGTGCATACCATACATGTGTACACCCCTGCGCGGCCAAGCGCGCACTCCCCAAGATTTTTGCTCCTCAAACgtaccattttaaaaagttatgaGTAAGAAGTCTCATCCTTTCCTTGCATATCAAAAGTCACGAGAAAGATTCGGGGTGTCTTACGTCaattataaaacaatttttttgttgtccccttttttttttttttttttttatttttgcaaaaaaatttgtgctATACCAATTGgggacagaaaaaaaaaaaaaatgacgtaaattttttctacaaattgttaattgcaaatggaaaaaaaaaaatagtaaaatgaaaaaataaaatgtaactGCTTATTATgcacaaattaaaaatgagcaaattgAGAATTCTTAAGAAATAACTTCTTAATAAGCTAATCCTTggattttattattttttttttttttttcatttcacatttttgcttataCGAATGAGAAGAAATAGCTTTTTTTGAGgcatgggaaaaaaaaaaaaattgctttcCTTACCAAGCAAACATGCTGTGGTATGAGCGTGCGTACGAACGTATGGACGGACGGACGGATGGACGAAATGTGAGGAACATGCGAAATGAGCGAATCGTGCGAGGCAGGCGAAGCATGTAAAAAACGCTCACGTTTGCGCTAACGATTATAACTCCCCCGTATGCTCGCGCCTGTGCCTGTGCCTGTGCCTGCGCCTACGCCCACGCGCATGTTCACCCCTTGTtaagaattaattttttcatttccgcccccttttttaacaaagAGTTTCTGTATCAGTTTGGCAAACCGCGCACGGCACGTACGCATCATTTTACGTATCGTATCCGTGCCGTATAAAAACACTTATGCGCATAAACGCATACGCGGCGAATGTACACCGCACGGAACGCCCTGGCTGTACACCGCGGAGGTTCCCGCTTCAGCACACGCGTGAAAAGAGGGCCATATGTaccatatgtacatatatacatgcacgCGCACTTGTGTCATACCGCCACCGCGTTACTGCGCTGCGACCCTGTCGCCCATCCGCTATACACGTATGTCAAATTATGAAGTACGAATGAGGTGccaggaattttttttttgaaattttcaaattagatataaaaatatgcatacatatggaGTAGCCAGTGCTTGCCAAAAAGTATGCACGTAAAATGAACTTgtgtggaggggaaaaaaaaaaaaaaaaaacattcacatttacatttacatttacattCGTCCTCGAGTTCATTTTATGTGCATTAGATTTTTACTCCTGTGTATATATACCTGGCGTGTGAACAGCTATGTACCAGTAGGGGTGGAGGTCAACTGTTAACGAATGCGTCACGTAAGGgaacaagaaaaaacaaaacagatGTAACTGCAAGTTGAAACGCCCCCAAGCTGGTACGTGTATGTGGTGTATGTGCGCACGATGCGTGTATTATATGtgtaaaagttttttttttttttttttttttcccctccttttcttccctcttttttcttctttttccttccgccacttcctccccatttgctCGCATAAATGCGCCCACCTCTTAACCCGCGCCCaatcgaaaatgaaaagatatATCCTCAATAACAACACATTTTGTAACACGAAAAAGGCCAAAGTGGCGTGCCATTGTGACGGCGAATTAAACGCTAAAGGATGCACGACCGTGCCAGTTTTTTTTGACCTTAATAAAATCTCTTGCAAAAAGGTGGAAGATGACatagagcaaaaaaaaaaattagatagATTGTATTTCTTTCACATAgaagaaaatggaaagagaagaaaaataaattttttgaatttcttCAACGAATTCGATGGGCGCGACACACCCAGTCGTCACTGCGGCGCGTCGCCGAGTGACGCTGCTCCCTGCCCTGCACCCAGCACGACACAGCCCATCAGCTACTCCAGGGGCGAAACAGGCACCATAAAAGTGAGCAGCCACACACATGTGGATCATAGCAGCAGCCCAAGTAAGCAGGAACCCAATTTACTAAAAAGTGAATCCCCCCATTTCGACACCgtagaagatgaagaaagttgtagaaacaaaaaatacaatcaaataaaaaataagtattatGAAAAGATAAACCATTTGTTGAAACAGGTGCATATGAACCAAATTGCCAGAAGGAACAGCAGCGGTAGTAAGGGTATGCATCCCTGCGAGGATGCCAATGCAAAGCAGTGTGTGTGAGGAGAACGCGCCACAAAGTATAGTCACGTTaacgtacacatgtgtgtgccGTGCGGAGTGCAGCTCGTGGTACGCGAACGTACGTTCTACGCGGATGGAGCAGAGCTAACCATAGGAATGAACGGATCGGAAGAAAGGGCAAAGTGAAGTCGAATCCGCAGTGAATGCAGATGTGAGGTGTCAGCTGAAAGGAAAGGACTGGTTCTTCACCATAAATTACGTGCATAACTTACGATACGTGTAAGCATTAGCAATGGGAAAAGGTgaagcttctttttttttttttttttttttttgtcattcttaatttttttacttatttgaTTTTTGCGTCCCCCcatcctttttcttcacccgTTCTGTGCGGCTATTCCCTCACCTCTTCCTTCGCGACCGTCTaaatttcttcccctttttattttatttttttttgttgtctCTCTTTTTGCTGTGCCTCCGCGAGCCTCgtttcaaatttgaaaaatcgaATTGAAACCTGCCTATAgattcccccctttttccgtCCATTCGTTTATTTCACCCCTtgacgtgaaaaaaaaagagagaagtcgtgaaaaaggaaaaaaaaatgaaaagaaaaacaaaagataTACCAAACAAACGTTGAattatttcccatttttctaAAAACTTTAAACTTTtcgaattaaaaatttacatgcAACTGTTTtttatgtgtgcaaaattaggtgacacgcaaaaaaattacgcctTGAATTTACCTCCGTGGAGTGGGTGGGATGCACACGTGTGTGCAAGCGAGAAGGCATAGGGTGATGGGCAGATGGGTGGACAGGTGGATGGACGGGTGCCTCCAATTGGGGAAGGCACAGTGCCCTGAATCATGAAGAAGTCCTCTTGAAGTGCGAGATTGTGCACAGTTAAGAGGGGAGCTTTTTGAAAGAACTCCTCCTTTACAAATGTCAAAGTGGGGTAAATGcaaacaga carries:
- a CDS encoding hypothetical protein, conserved (encoded by transcript PVX_086055A) — protein: MKILEQEINVEFVKNVLTKVDYDVLCQTAKQLGINLLASYTSQHLEDEEFLNSVHHALFKVHIMEATLICPKCNTAFPIKDGIPNMLSGSENQTT
- a CDS encoding hypothetical protein (encoded by transcript PVX_086050A), yielding MVNCVIPRLRRACCFPSENCFSGLKCNSSKKAPRRDKHLAQYDPLSMHPGLYKNWENYLREVIPILGSSVEVNRRGKLKVSQKGRSKAANCAREENDGGKRRRSGGMCIGRCSRGGAKNGTAKGAQRNVRKGGGKVAGNVVDQAAAGRDTQEVSQNKGTQRIFAPSTAKGLDQVKNGHCSSVERIPPKLYVHREEGENERGRNLSVETNLNSSRYRLKSSGDRDIKREGRKKSSFANDSLGYPQRSEREYEEEKRRQEEYIKRINLNGAEKNMLAREIHSQNGKGNTASMSAKSRHTGEGEKYDFLINSNVVKEAKVGASRRLQEVSNNILLRGNIYRIGNRSDTRKGRQNKKNQHEELQMGRRIAPNCRVKTKRKTAKGEPSRLEAFPGVTQRGGSQQRDVHYQTSSGESSLYEISISGEVDINFDSDSCVGGGKSTRSGHSASGSRKEAKREGKGDAKRGEKREAKGEAKRETKREATRETTREVDPKSVPLRKWTNREGGTTVENRERIATREERANQAKCALLSGLNAIQMKGNKNAHACEKGKILLNLKNMPPRKRESSGRFPLGVEPIGGFAHRVMNRRSERTTGAACCEKKCEPVQEMSGAGGGGSGASRSLVGRSGHSGAASPLGGEIPTGVEKKSGGMEKRRSGVDEKRSGVEKKGGGMEKRRNEVEAKWKDRFRKNKPTAKTDEKRKKKKKSSFLTAEDNTTHRTHLHEASSRISERETTISNKRRSSDMRRKAFVEELGDGSSYYDLKKRSLILEDLLKLIKEGEVEIESDASCNELNQFHLKKKGDWITRGGGEERVTQSYNVHIVGGEYQKERGSQLYSRLLHLAPESEDSTSARSSTSAKRSESRKRSSSGKHISSRKHSKSRKRSLQVTTQGNEVANYNFSYPSTHQPGSNISTGKKLTKGGKSGAVQKKDVPEEGAIEGKKKRSASTCYSEEAEMKAKAQMDAEVATLTELINLKSEQNEKLKMCLMMQEGEINLLRKKAQQKQASRKQGKEKNWENTTFYKNLIKAKPSTFMEIILRNNQDVRNGTQTKDTYESTVQAEKCNFAKSFHPCLCTSCAAPGGREDGSFRLNGLSQCGAPAVEMNLPTGAAQTNAPTAAIPTNAPTAAIPTNAPTAAILTNEFPPMESNFKYGENQYAQTCAFSGVPIGGICSYTCCMPGGNFTNLVVEDATSDKSFSHRRNVSCSPAGGATPNGVSGRDKTRGSSLHSSGYHDDRLSGMVGSRNQKGTLPKPKAHEEKRLIKINGKGKFQTRENNHNALAVGGEQASRYESRGNFGTSNCAQLNAKKGEAQHGGYSKQRQNTSRRGSYKVEANYPVTSSTISVRCLPKGKKAATESGRKSCFLSSRNANVAKKGDYHPKKEGLFTKLFSYIRNNSLCNEKKNDNCMRRNKSTSSIVFVKNKELSHRTYDRSLSSACLLNRSVPTANKMNCTNTPYVRAITVCGNMCGRGGNPMADEQREITHSGEQNKVGLNNTHGGRYHSNDGVVTNRVCKEEANKTVVEKGVMRSGCKYVLKGYGETAPGSHSHREIFKTEEKGQLDKELHIKGRDTLLAKNVGLQNGGNTNQLMTCEALGEVKRPIMHNQMAISGDIIEKARLKYYASKKCAKSRDGTGAGEEENKINPPACLNKVGSNSGKKAKGHGGATQLGREIQTKLNKRAPPTKRGNTKRGETKHFANNPPKGDPNSCASGNKKGNKAEVPFKKEDRSVGLAGLARSGDSPNRSNKLWENNKSEKAGKTYKIFVVKKGNDDKCAAKREQDIHLRGRNGEANKNKVNCRGNDRSVSDDRRNDYTNVATTSDSVQTNTMDGYSTCSSEDIYLWEKKKNSKARKKALNAEGVRRGKLNEQIGGGVDAQVVNSNGKLDSSVAHVIEKIILNYKNWNLGGASGGGDDGSDGDNGGDSVNGSDSDNGGDSDSGGDSDSGSNYHDGKRSGEAGSGCFKQGDLPDSHTCKKKKKKNSHFELNGERVKAQTISLKKTGGAYTTLGRQRTNEDLHVHTNAQEKKKKSQDVKNVLCASSQSSYPEPKIFFLKNDESCIIVEYPNVKYLVKCS
- a CDS encoding hypothetical protein, conserved (encoded by transcript PVX_086060A), which translates into the protein MKRYILNNNTFCNTKKAKVACHCDGELNAKGCTTVPVFFDLNKISCKKVEDDIEQKKKLDRLYFFHIEENGKRRKINFLNFFNEFDGRDTPSRHCGASPSDAAPCPAPSTTQPISYSRGETGTIKVSSHTHVDHSSSPSKQEPNLLKSESPHFDTVEDEESCRNKKYNQIKNKYYEKINHLLKQVHMNQIARRNSSGSKGMHPCEDANAKQCV